The following coding sequences are from one Streptomyces sp. NBC_01485 window:
- a CDS encoding DUF6153 family protein, translating to MNGPEQQRLAPPPVRRWRALLVLGLLAGLLGMHALAPAGAVHEHAGPRHMRTVAADAAAVSAVAVSVDEDCPGGDGHCGGGGHLQHADPTCVAASVSGAPAQPALVPDPVAVPVRADAVRPYAVVAPDGARAPPSLAELQLLRI from the coding sequence ATGAACGGACCCGAGCAGCAGCGCCTCGCGCCACCGCCCGTGCGGCGGTGGCGGGCGTTGCTCGTACTCGGGCTGCTGGCCGGGCTGTTGGGCATGCACGCCCTGGCTCCCGCCGGTGCCGTTCACGAACACGCCGGGCCGCGGCACATGCGGACCGTCGCGGCCGACGCAGCCGCGGTCAGCGCCGTCGCGGTCAGCGTTGACGAAGACTGTCCCGGAGGCGACGGGCACTGCGGTGGCGGCGGCCACCTCCAGCACGCCGACCCGACCTGCGTGGCCGCGTCGGTGAGCGGCGCACCGGCTCAACCCGCCCTGGTTCCCGACCCGGTGGCCGTCCCAGTGCGCGCCGACGCCGTCCGCCCGTACGCGGTCGTGGCCCCGGACGGCGCAC